Below is a genomic region from Vitis riparia cultivar Riparia Gloire de Montpellier isolate 1030 chromosome 16, EGFV_Vit.rip_1.0, whole genome shotgun sequence.
CTGAAAACCTTAAGTCGGAGGATTGGAAAGAAAGTGAAAGCACTGGACAATTTTACCCAAATCATACTACACAGGCTGCTGCGCTTCTCACCCGCCTTGCTTTGGGACGGCAAAGCCTTGATAACATTAGTGTTGTCGTTGTTGACTTACAaaggagttgaaatgaaggtcGAATGGAGTAGAAGTGGATGGAATTGTCCATGTTTGATTGAAACTAATTTGCATGTTTAGGTTTCTTTGTTCTAGACGAAAAACCTTTATGATCATTTGGACAAAGGAGATTATAGATGGATAGCTTGCAAGCATTATAATGGCTCCATTCAACTTATGGTATTATTAAGAATGACAATTTTACGGGTAAATCGGGTCACCCGCCCTGCCCCATCCCTATTGGGATGGGTATGGGAATATCCTATTTGGGCATATAACGGGTTTGGGGAGTATATAAAAACCCGAATGGCGTTCGAGGCGAGGATGGGTTTTGTTGTTAATGCCCCCGCCCAATATATGAATTACCAATTTACCCTTATAGCATTAAAAAATACCTAAAAAGTCCttcatatatataatcatttctTCCTCAAGATCTAGGATTCTTTCCCTCGTAAGACAGTAAGAGAGCTTtcgttttctctttttttttcccgttttctcatttcttcctaAATTGCTTCTTCCTGTTTCACTCTAAAAGCATAGTTTTTGCTCTAGAAACCAAAATACCAAATTCGTAGACAACAAATAATTAGGGTTTCTATGGATTCCTCATTTTCAAgtaagaaaaccctaagttttGAGGCTTCGTTAGAAAtgtcttatttttcatatttttttggttttagttgatggatttgagatttttttcagTTGTTTATTTGTAGATCTGTGCATTTTGTTCTCATATGTGCAGTTTGTAGTTTTGTTGCACAACAAATGCTTGATTAAATGTGGATGAGGAGACAACACAATATGGGTGTCATCGAAGTATGAATCATTTTGAAAGAGGTTCTTTGTAGCTTAAATATGAGAACCCATATAGTGTTCGTTGAAATTTCAGAGACCCAAGTTCTGTAAAAACATATTCTGTAAAAACATGATTCCTGAAAACACATTTGGGATGGGGATGGGATTATCAGCTCTTTTGTAAATGGGCATGGGGGACACCAACTTGCCCCGTCTCAAGTTTGGGATGGGGAagggaaaaaattatataaccgAGACTGAAATGGGGTAGGGGTGGCCCgtcccatacccgccccgttgccatccctaggTATTGTTCTTTGACTGGATCATGATGAATGGTAGTGTTGTGTTAATATATAGTGTTGAGTTACAATAATGACATTCGATTGTACAACTAGCATGgtcaacaatatatatataaaaaatgaagacatGTCAATAAAAgacttattaatttatcaaaatataaatattcatgtcatttaaaaaaataattgtcataCAACCATTTCTATACATCCTTGAATCTTTGGCTAAAACATGCCCCTACAACATTTATCATTGAAGGTCACAAACTACCAAATAAAAGTCTCAACTCTCCATCTTCCATCCACCTTCCATAATCTTTGAGCATTTCTTTTAacttggaaaagaaaagaaaaaaagaaaaaaaaaaacgttattTGTTAGGAAACTCTTGTTGGACTGTGAAGCCAGAATCAATCTTGTTATGTTTAACttgggaaataaaataatttttttttttgttgattaaagAATATGtctctattatatatttaatcattttatgtcTAAGGTTTTGTTTTTAGAGAGTATGATTGCAATtgagttatttttttaagagcTTCACCATCGTAGCTCCTTTCTTTCATTCTGATTAGTGATTTGTTGAGTGTTAGAAAACTTTATAGATGTAGGGATCACATTGATCACCGAACCAAgttaaaaatcttgttttttttttttctttattttggttaACAATTCTTATAAGTTTTCCATCTATCATCAAAATCTTGAAACTTCTTTCAAAGGGAATAACTACAAATAAGTGAATACCTTGATCAACAAGATACAAACATGTAAGAACAAATTTAAATGGATCTAGAAAAACACCCAATGCTTTGTTGGTAGAGTTCATGAGCCGGCATGGAAGAGTTCATGATACTATGCAAGTCAATGCTTGATCTGTTAAGAATTCAAAACCAAAGCTTGCAAgtcatcaattattttaaagatcgatgaaaataaaaaaatgtttgtcgTTAGGGAAGTCTTGTATGCTTCCATCTGTAATCAAAATCTTGAAACTTCTCAATAAGATACAAACATGTAGAACAAATTTTAGCAAGTTTAGAAAAGTACCCAATGTAGGTAGAGACAATGAGCCTACTTGTAGAAATTGAGGATATACGTACCctatatatatgtcaattatCCATTATTGAGGACTCAACCAAAACTTGCAGTAATCCATTATCACTTGGTCTCGAACATGGTTGGAAGatcattttcacaagttttTGTCGTTATTGTCTTGCTTGTATTGTGTACCAAATTTGGGCATGGATCCACTTTGAGGATTGGCGATGCTAAAGTGGGATGCatagaaagagagaaacaaGCTCTCCTTATGTTTAAACAAGGCATTGTCGATTATTATGGCCACCTTTCATCATGTGGGATAAAGAAGATAAGAAATATTGTTACACATTATAAGAGAAATAgagaagagaaacagaggataaaaAACAGATGATAAAACGGGCAAAGAGGCCCTCTCTCTTTCTTAGtctcttattttattaagaGTAAGAACCAAGAAATTTATACAATAAGAAGAAACCAACCCTAACAACCTAACCTATTATTCAATGCTACGTGGCACAAGAATCTCTTTAGAAGTTTCAAAATGCTTTTTAACACTTCCCCACAAGCTAAGCGTTGAGGGAAAGATGACGTTTATCTTGTTACAAAGTTTGTAGAATGAGGATGATGAAAGAGGCTTTGTGAAGATATATGTTTTTTGAGCATAGGCCAAAACATGTTAACTACCAAGGTTTTCTCTAAAACTTTGTCACAAACAAAGTAAAGATCAAACTCAATGTGTTTCATCCAAGAGTGTTGAATTGGACTAGCACTTAAAGATACAATGCTGAGATTATGACACAAATGAGCAATCATCAAACCTAATGAGCAATCATCAAAGATACCCTACTTAGAGAAACAAAGTGAGGAAAAACCAAAATGAGCAATCATCAAACCTACACTATTACCCATATGGATCTTATTTATGCCATGATactcaaaaccaaaatttagatTACTAAGGTCATTTGTAACATGATTTGTTGCTCCTGAATCTGGAAACCAGTTGTCATCATTAAGCAATTCTAAAGTAGTTAACATTTAAGTCATTGGACTTGTGTTTTTACCAACATTGTTGTTTATAGGGACTGGATTATTTGTGAACCTAGAGAAATTTGGGTCAAAACAATGGTAACATTTCTGAATAGTGTGTCAAAATTTTCCACACAGTTGATATTGTGGCTTAGAACTACCATTCCATGAATGACCTCCTCCACAACCAGTATGACCTCgttctttattattttgaaattattgtgCTCCCTAATAGGATTGAGAAACTCCTTGATTAAACCTTTGAATTCATTATTGAatcatttctattgattttgaaaaataagattCACAGATAGTTGAGATCCGTTAGAGTTCATCGAATGCTACTCTATTTGTCTTTCTTGGGCTAGTAGCAACCCTCGTACATCTTCCAAATAGTGAGAATCTACTCTAAAAGTAATGACTGAAATCACATAATCGTATTCAATGCCAAGACCAACAAGAATATAGAAAATCTAGTCTTTTTCTAAGATTTGATGCCCAATTGAAGCAAGAGTATCAAAATACGTTTTCATTTTGAGAAGATATTCTCTCATTGGTAAGCCTGATTTCTTCAGACTTTGGATCGACAATTTGTATTGCATAATCTTAGCTTTGCATCATATTGCAAAGACTTTGTCAAGGGTTCTCCAAATATCATTAACAGTGTTGCAACCTACCATTTGTGGTAGAATACTCTCACTCATTGAAGATAGAATCCAAGAGACAAGTAGTTAATCTTGTCTCTGCCAAATCACATACTCAAGATTCATTGACTGCAGACTTCCATTGACACTAGATGTCATCTCAGATGGACAAATAGAGGTGCCATAAATAAAACTCTCTAGACTGAAGCCTCATAGCAAGAGCTTGTTGTTTccaaatgagaaaattttcatctGTGAGTTTTACCATAATTAGCTGACTTGAAAGACTAATGACAGGATTGAGAGGAAATGAAGAATCAAATATGGTTTCTAGTGAAGTTACCATTGTAGAGCTTTGAGCCGAAAACTCTAACACCATATGAGAGAAACGgagaagagaaacaaaagataaaaataaaggataaaATATAGAGGATAAAATGGTAAAAAGACCCTCTCTTTTTCTCAGtctcttattttattaagaGCAAGAACCAAGAAATTTATACAACAAGAAGAAACCAATCCTAACAACCCAACCTATTATTCAATGCCATGTAGCATAAGAATCTCTCTAGAagtttcaaaatgttttttaacACACATGGAAAGGAGTACTGTGTAGCAACCGCATGGATTACATCATCAAGCTTGATCTTGGTGACTAGTCTTTGAGAGGTAATATTAGTTCCTCCTTGAGTGAATTGCACCACTTGAATCATTTGGACCTAATAAGCTAGAACTCTTTCAATTGGGGCAATATATCGGAGTTCATCAGTTCCTTTAGCCAACTAAGATACCTCAATCTCTCCTACAATGAGTGGAGGGGACCATTTTCCAATCAAATAAGAaatctttcaaatttgaaatttcttgatctcaacaataatatttttctcaagTCTAACAACCTTGAGTGGCTTTCTCGTGTTTCTTCATTGAGGTACCTTGACTTGAGTATGACTGATCTTAGTGAAGCCATCCATTGGCTACAAGCAATCACTAAAATGACTTCCCTAACTGAGTTATACTTAAGTACTAGTGATCTCCCTCTCATCATCCCTCAATCGATTTCTTATATGAATTCTTCTGCATCTCttgttgttttttatctttctctTAATCGTCTCACTTCTTCACTATACCCATGGTTAACTAACTTTACTAGTAGCCTTGTTCATCTTAACCTCTCTTATAACCGGTTACAAGGTTCCATTCCAGAAGTTGTTGGGAACATGATTTCCCTTGTATCTCTTGATCTCTCTAATAATCAATTTTAAGGTGAGATTTTGAAATTCCTTGTATCTCTTTGTCATTCAGTTACATGGTTCAATTCCAAATACTTTTggaaacataatttttcttaaagatcTAAATCTCTCCTCCAATCAACTTCATGGTGAAATTCCTAAATCCTTCAGGAATTTATGCTCTTTGCATTTGTTGGAGTTGTATCCAAGCCATCTGAGTTACATCTGGAGTAGTCTTGATCATATCCCACTAACTATCTGCTTCATCCCTTAACATGAAAGAAGCTAAAGAAACTCTCATTTCCTCAGGGATTGCCATTatatccaatattttttttatttctttcaaccAATTCTCAACTTCAAGAAAAATTAGGGCCACCCCGAAAGATTGGAGGAATCAGTACTTTGAATTCTTGAATTAAGCTCACACTTTGGTATTCTGAACCAATAGCTGGATATATTGTAGTTCTTCCCTCAATTCCATTACCATGAGATAGTGGAGATGATCTAGTTGTTCATCTAGGCCTTGTTGTTAATCTATTTCTTGCTCTAGGCATTTTATCTTAGAAAAGTACACAAGGGTTAGATTATCCATACATCACGGTATAAGGGTTATTCATTAAATCAAGCATCcttaaacaataaaattaaaccaaTTATGTCATATACAAGCACCTTGAAAACAAACATGATACCAACTATACTATAGTAATGGATTCTCAATGATAAGAAATTCAAACAAGCAACATGATCACAATTATCATAACTGGGCATACCCACACCAATACAAGCAAAAATGTCATCATCACAACAAAGACACCAACCTAACATTCATCATTTAACCTTTCACCTTAATGTCACTATATCATACACAATAAAAGagtataacaataataatgaggAATCCAATGCACCTATTAGGCTCCCCACCTATTGTCCACCTTAGGCATCTAATCCCttatgctctgataccaagctGCTAAGCAAGAGGTGGTAGGTCACAAGCCTGCCACCAACCTAAAATCtcccaaaattgatatttagTCCTTCTAGTTGTGCATTTTATGCCTACTGCAACCCATTAgccctttaggttttcataattctaaattCACCCCTATGAAGCTAATAAGCATGTTTAAGTTATTAACTAATCCCGTTTAACCTTAATCAaggtttaattcataattaaataagattaatactaaactagttttaaaatctaattaagCACGTTTAAGGAtaagtactaagataatcattattgcctatttaattcattactACTAGGTATTACATCTGATGTCATCCCCAGCTGGTATGCAAATGTAAGTTCCAAGTTGGATTATTTCAATATCTCCAACAACCAGATCAGAGGCATGATGCGAGGTGTATCAAGGAAATCTTCTTTGGTAATCGATTTGAGTTCAAACCATTCTGAGGGTCCAATGCCAAAACTTCCTTCTACCATTAATGTTCTGGATCTTGGACAGAACATGTTTTCTGGGCCAATTTCATCACTGTGTACAAATAGGATTGGGAGGTTGAGCTACCTTGACCTCTCACATAACCTATTATCAGGAGAGCTTCCCGATTGTTGGAAAGAATGGAACATGCTAAACATTCTCCTTCTGccaaacaataatttttctGGCAAAATTCCCAACTCAACGGGCTTCTTGGGTTGGCTCCAAGCATTGCATTTATCCAACAATCATCTCACAGGTGAATTGCCTTCTTCGTTGAAGAATTGCACGAAATTGACTCTTATTGATTTGGCAAAAAATAACTTATCGGAAAAAATACCTGCATGGGTAGGAGGAAGCTTATCAGATTTGGCTGTTTTGAACCTGCGCTCCAATGGGTTTAATGGAAGGATACCTTCCAGTCTATGTCAGCTAAAGATGCTACAAATATTGGATCTCTCAAGGAATAATATATCAGGTGCTAGACCAAGATACTTCAACAATTTCACGGCTATGACTAAAAAAGGACCGCCAGTCACTGTATATGACTACTCTGCTATAACAAAGCCATCAAGCAGAGGGTACGAAAGCCTTGGCGTCTATTTTGATAGTACGTCATTATTTTGGAAAGGAGGAGAAGCTGAGGACAAGAATATTCTTGGACAAATGAGGAGCATTGATCTTTCAAGCAACAGACTAAATGGAGAGATAACCTGAAGAAATAATCGAGCTTTTGAAATTGGTATCATTGAACTTATCAAGAAACAATCAACTAAAATCTCTGGACGTTCTTGACTTGTCTAGAAACCAACTTTTTGGTCAACTTCCCTCTAATCTTTCTCAAATAGATCGTTTGAGTTTCTTAGACCTGTCAAACAATAACCTGTCAGGTAAGATTCCATCCGGGACTCAGCTCCAAAGCTTTAATGCCTCCGCATGCATGGGGAATCCTCAACTCTGTGGTCATCCGCTTTTGAAAGAATGTTCAAGAGATGACAAAGAGCAATATCCCCCCTCCTCTGATATCAGTGGAGACATCATTCACTGTGATGAGGATGGCCCATGCTTTTATGCTAATATAGCACTTGGATTCATCACTGGATTTTGGGGAGTTTGTGGCAGTTTGATGCTCAGCAATACATGAAGATATGCCTATTTTCAATTCTTCATCAAACTAAAAGATTGGCTCCATGTGACAATATCAGTGAATACTACCAGATTGCAGAGTCTTCAAAGATAAATGGTAACAGATCTCTCTTTATCACAGAGTTACCATACTTGCCCTGTTGGTATTCTGCTGCTTTCTATTGCTTTCCTATTACTATTATTCTATGTCTTAATTCTTTTCAGGTAAGGTCCGGCTCTAAGCAATTTCCTCTATTTCTTGCCATGCAACATATTAAAGAgactcattttcaaatttaacatTGTTTTACCTTTTGTCTTTCACAAGTCAGGACTACAGTAGTACACAACTTGGTGTCTTCCAAATGATTAAAGGAAAATTGGGTGCTCTCTAGTAACGATTTTCTACGTGTGCCTGATTAGAAGCATGAGCAATTCTCTCCGGTACTTACTGGCATATGACGGTCGCTCACCATTGTTCAAAAAGGCTTCTCATCATGGGTTTAAAGACATATCATCCGTGCCATGCTGCCTATTTGTCAAAAGCAAATTTCATATCATTAAATATTGAATGGAGATTTAGCTCATCTTCATAATTGTTATCGACATTGGCCGAGACATCACATCAACAATATGGACGCACATTATCAACAAAGATAGTCGAAAGACCATCAACATTAGGAATAACAAGAGTAGCAGAATGGGAAGGACAAAAGACATGGACAAACCTTTGTAATACCTTTCATTGCTCATCGCTCATAAAGGTTGATCGAACCAACACATGAGTCTAATTAATTAGAAGCATATGTGTAGGGTGGCTACAAAAATTATCATAAGACCACAAAAAGCTTCTCCATGTCATCAAACTCTCTAAAACTAGAGCTTGCCATATAGATAGCAAATATTAGGTTTTGGGTTaggataatatttatttgttatctcACATATATAAAGTCACCAAGCATGAATTCAAATTCATCAACTACCACTATCAGTAGGAGAATGAATCGATACAttcctttaaaattttacttgGTCAATAGCCATACAATCAATAGATCCATCAAAACCATCTAATATTAATGCAAAGACTGAAGTTCAAACTAAAACATCTATGTACAATCAATTATACACGACTCATATAGCATTTTTGTTTCAAACAAGGTAATGTCTTATGTCCAAAATATAACACTtacaatatatcaaattttaccaCATTGATTCATATCTTCAACAAATATCATGACATGTGTCACATGAGCACACACAAAGAAGGAATGGTTtccaaatagaaaataaataaataaaatttgataattaaaataaataaatgaataattatcaaaataataataactatccCTAATAAAATCAAAGATAATACTCAACCATATAATGActtccttttttacttttctttttccataagACACTTTATACCCAAGTAGATTTGAAGAGAGCTCACCCTTTTAAatctatgtattttttttttaaagaaacttttGATCCAAAATTATGCATCATGCATTAAAATGCTTTGAACGATTCTATCACATTtcataaactaataaaaattataatttttacttaagaaaaatttatgtgtacaataataaatatataatttttatattaaaaaaattaaagacaattataataagtaatatatataattaattaaaaagtttaaagatGTTTgtaggaataaaataaaattctattattttaacTAATCTAAAAGTATGGGCTCCTAGTAAAACTTTTCTATCCAAACTATCCCTATAAGTCAAAATCTTCTACCCAAAAACCCttctaaaaatcattaattttcttttatataaaataagcaGATGTCTTTTTGAGTTTGCTAGGATGTTTAAGGAGATcagtgaaaataaaatagactGAAGTTTTTATCATTTGCTtgtcattaaatattttttgtttgaacaaaatgatatatttatatgttttaattggttttgttgttttttgataatttttcaagtgtCAAACTAGGGGTTTCAACGTCACTCACTCAATACTCAACTCattatcatcttcattttcttcaattcttcTCACATTCCTTTTATcagtattttttgtttgattactCTTATTTTTGTACCTTTTCTCAAAATCTTgtgcaaatttttttattgaatggaaaaaatcagtttgttttctttgatgGTGATTCTATTTTACCTAATAAATCTGGGATCActtattttatatcaatatctttcattttttttagttttgctCCTTATTAAAGCTCAAAAGATCAAGGCTTACTTAAGAGATACCAAGTCAAATCCGAGCGAAGGTATCGTACTTAATTTCCAATGTTCATTGTTATAATTcttgaattttcatttgtttgctTCTAATGAATTCTATATACTAAAAATGTCTAGAGATGGAAAGACAAACTataattaaaatgttattttctaatattcCAATATTAAACAATCCTCTCTAAACTTACtgtaaactcttttttttttcccatttttattctgatacaaataaaatttaaggaatatttctatttttaagtaatatatcaatttttaagtttttaataacatattttattaataaaaatgatcatattataaaagaattaaactcCAACCGTGGAGGTGAATGTAGGTTAGCTGTTTATCTGCCCTCTAATTGTCTTCCCATCTGCTAAGTAGTTTTCTTGTATACTCTTGATTTCAATTATGTTGATGTTGACTCCACTTGTCTCATTTTCTTGTATGTTGTTTGCCTTTTGTATTAtgttaaaagaagaaaaggatatGTAGATTTGGAATCTATCTTTCTGCAATAAGTCATGAAGATTAATCAATGCTATGTTGAAATTATGCTAATGGGTGTGGCAAGGCAAATGAAGAGGTTTTTGAAAAGGGTGACCATGGTCATCTCAATCCACTCGATCCTACATATTTCTAATGAGTTcctaatgaaaagaaaaatatagggcggtaatttatctttaatttaacCTTGTATGAATACCAAATGTCTTATGTTTGAACCGTCCTtctgtaatttttattttttaatttatttcattgaatataaatttaaattctatCTATCAATCGTCATGATATTagtaatatgatatatatatatatattaagttcAAATCTTAAGAacataaacttaatttttaaaaagattggtaattaaataactaataaGTCAAGAGGGTAAAGAAGGGTGAGTGATGTTTGACATGATAGAAGAGGGTATTCCCAAAAAGCAAAAGGAAGATGCCATGGCTCATTGAATAGTAGCCAATGTTTGTGACAGCATGTTTGTTTTATCGGCAAAGAGACAAACAAGTGGGTTCATGAGGGCTCCATGTGGGACTTGAATCCAAGCTCGACTAATGCTGATATTTTATGAAGGACAATGAGACTTTTGAGACCGGTTTGCCCAAAATCAAACTTTGCGGTCCAATCAGAAACAAATGGCATCTCCAAGAATGCTTCAAACAAACACCCATCACATCTATCATCCGCCCTATATCTTTGACTTCATTATTCTATTCATCTCCCAAAGTACTGTATACATCCAACACCACGCCCATTGCCCAGAGACtggagttttgggtcaaaatgacccatttgttgaaaaaaattataacatttaatcACTTTTTTAAACTTAGGTTTAAATCAGCCTGTTTTCTGTTAGGcaccatataattaaaaaaaaaaaaaagaaaattcatcgTTTTAATTAAAGTCTCAATTGACAATtaatacttcattttttaactgaaaCCGCAATTATCAACtgaggtttcattttttaactaaaaccgTAATTGTCAACTgagatttcattttaaattaaagtctTAGTTGACAATtgagatttcatttttaaactaaagtCGTAGTTaccaattaagatttcatttttgaactaaaaccgTAGTTGCCAATTAaggctttagttaatttttttaattaaaaattattaaattacgat
It encodes:
- the LOC117933306 gene encoding receptor-like protein EIX2, with translation MRGVSRKSSLVIDLSSNHSEGPMPKLPSTINVLDLGQNMFSGPISSLCTNRIGRLSYLDLSHNLLSGELPDCWKEWNMLNILLLPNNNFSGKIPNSTGFLGWLQALHLSNNHLTGELPSSLKNCTKLTLIDLAKNNLSEKIPAWVGGSLSDLAVLNLRSNGFNGRIPSSLCQLKMLQILDLSRNNISGARPRYFNNFTAMTKKGPPVTVYDYSAITKPSSRGYESLGVYFDSKIPSGTQLQSFNASACMGNPQLCGHPLLKECSRDDKEQYPPSSDISGDIIHCDEDGPCFYANIALGFITGFWGVCGSLMLSNT